A single window of Xylocopilactobacillus apicola DNA harbors:
- the rsfS gene encoding ribosome silencing factor has product MEVNTLKLVEDLAKKADQKQANDIVVLDLAGVSFLADYFMIMDVRNPRMIEALVKDLSEIAQQDGFAVKRVEGKPDSQWVLLDYGDVVVHVFTPEKRNFYNLENLWNEAKSVSINV; this is encoded by the coding sequence TTGGAAGTAAATACTTTGAAATTAGTTGAAGATCTGGCTAAAAAGGCTGATCAAAAACAAGCAAACGACATTGTTGTTTTAGATTTGGCAGGAGTGAGCTTTTTAGCAGATTATTTTATGATTATGGATGTGCGTAATCCTCGAATGATTGAGGCTTTAGTGAAAGATCTGTCTGAAATAGCTCAACAAGACGGTTTTGCCGTAAAGCGCGTTGAAGGAAAACCGGATTCACAGTGGGTTTTACTAGACTATGGTGATGTAGTAGTCCACGTATTTACGCCCGAGAAGAGGAATTTTTATAATTTAGAAAATCTTTGGAATGAAGCGAAGAGTGTTTCAATAAATGTTTAA
- the yqeK gene encoding bis(5'-nucleosyl)-tetraphosphatase (symmetrical) YqeK, which yields MVCDQFSYFSELAKQKLTAKRFDHCLNVAKTAKSLAEENGVDPQKARLAGLLHDFYKETDSEVFVEMIKNGHYDSDLLSYSRGVWHGLLGADLLKQEYEFYDEEILNAIRYHTITDPRMDQLAKIVFVADYIEPKRNFRQVCLAREIAQENLDAAVLFEIRSSIKYMMIRSARIHPAMLNTYNALYANNSKLHDLIQKLEENWK from the coding sequence ATGGTTTGTGATCAATTTAGCTACTTTAGCGAACTTGCTAAACAAAAGTTAACAGCTAAACGATTTGATCATTGTTTAAACGTAGCAAAAACAGCGAAATCTTTAGCTGAAGAAAACGGAGTGGATCCCCAAAAAGCTAGATTAGCAGGACTTTTACATGATTTTTATAAAGAAACTGATTCGGAAGTTTTTGTTGAAATGATTAAAAATGGACACTATGATTCTGACCTTTTGAGTTATAGTCGTGGAGTTTGGCATGGATTATTGGGCGCAGATCTTTTAAAGCAAGAATACGAATTTTACGATGAAGAAATTTTGAATGCGATTAGATATCATACAATCACGGATCCAAGAATGGACCAGTTAGCAAAAATCGTTTTTGTGGCGGATTACATTGAACCAAAACGCAATTTTAGACAAGTTTGTCTGGCACGGGAAATTGCCCAGGAGAATCTTGACGCAGCAGTGTTATTTGAAATCAGAAGTAGCATCAAATATATGATGATTCGATCAGCGCGGATTCATCCGGCAATGTTAAACACTTATAATGCATTATATGCAAATAATTCTAAATTACATGATTTGATACAAAAATTGGAGGAAAATTGGAAGTAA
- a CDS encoding nicotinate-nicotinamide nucleotide adenylyltransferase, which translates to MDKRKRENVILTLPKEEVKTSQNKKSIGLFTGKFDPIHIGHLVVAENVREFLKLDKVYFIPVTNHDITENNPQKDCHRLAMIKDSIRDNDYFELLYSGMIFEKPKNLEEMFRLLHEKNPAADYYWIAGNEFINSISMGTFSTKLLDYVKLVGTRRYNFVLRSKVPITWVEVPTINISSSDIRERLRNKMTVRYLVPDQVFRYILKENLYGL; encoded by the coding sequence ATGGACAAAAGAAAAAGAGAAAATGTAATTTTGACTTTGCCAAAAGAAGAGGTGAAAACAAGTCAAAATAAAAAATCAATCGGCCTCTTTACAGGCAAGTTCGATCCGATTCATATTGGACATTTAGTGGTAGCTGAAAATGTACGGGAATTTCTTAAGTTAGATAAAGTTTATTTTATTCCGGTTACAAATCATGACATTACAGAAAATAATCCTCAAAAAGATTGTCACCGTCTGGCCATGATCAAAGATAGCATCAGGGATAACGATTATTTTGAACTTCTTTACTCGGGGATGATTTTTGAAAAGCCAAAAAATCTAGAAGAGATGTTTCGTTTGCTGCATGAAAAAAATCCAGCAGCTGATTATTACTGGATTGCAGGTAATGAATTTATCAACTCAATCAGTATGGGTACTTTTTCGACGAAACTTTTAGATTATGTTAAGTTGGTAGGGACACGACGCTATAATTTTGTATTGCGTTCGAAGGTCCCGATTACTTGGGTTGAGGTACCAACGATTAATATTTCTAGTTCAGATATTAGAGAACGTCTTCGAAATAAAATGACTGTTCGTTATCTAGTGCCCGATCAAGTTTTTAGATATATTTTAAAGGAGAATTTATATGGTTTGTGA
- a CDS encoding nucleotidyltransferase family protein gives MIQRLNGGFSLVKNLKVLGIIAEYNPFHNGHLWQLQEAKKIVEPDLTIIILGGNYTQRGEMSILRREDKVKLALTYGADLVVGIPFLNNIQAVDQFAFGSVQVAKKMGVTHLVFGSEEPDFPYRAKAEEFLKMPPLVPKLKNQNYANNVALDLAAISVSPKSANHLLGFYYAVAAAKLNYQLDLIPLKRGISEVSSSKIRLLLRQRDFEAVKTLMPPEAVSILAKTPPDSFDKTFAIVKSKLLLTDPKFLNEIFLLPDELLKRSLQAIRKAKDYEDFIHQVKTKRYTLTRIKRIYLYLLLDIHRDFIRSFEMVEVWGFNSVGQKYLADLKNEVDLITNPKSSDYARSEIFCLEARANRFYDFIMQTEPSKLVISRKESK, from the coding sequence TTGATTCAGAGACTAAACGGTGGTTTTTCATTGGTCAAAAATCTTAAAGTTTTAGGCATTATTGCCGAATACAATCCCTTTCATAATGGGCATTTGTGGCAGCTGCAAGAAGCTAAAAAGATCGTTGAGCCTGATCTAACAATTATTATTTTAGGCGGTAATTATACTCAACGAGGAGAAATGTCGATTTTACGCCGTGAGGATAAGGTCAAGCTGGCTTTAACCTATGGCGCTGATTTAGTGGTCGGAATTCCTTTTTTGAACAATATTCAAGCCGTTGATCAATTTGCTTTTGGCAGCGTTCAGGTAGCCAAAAAAATGGGAGTAACCCACTTAGTTTTCGGGAGTGAGGAACCTGATTTTCCTTACCGAGCCAAAGCAGAAGAATTTTTGAAAATGCCGCCTTTGGTTCCGAAATTAAAAAATCAAAATTATGCGAATAATGTGGCGCTAGATTTAGCAGCAATTTCAGTTTCGCCTAAATCTGCTAATCACCTCTTGGGATTTTATTATGCTGTAGCAGCAGCTAAATTGAATTATCAACTAGACTTGATTCCTTTGAAGCGCGGAATTAGTGAGGTCAGCAGCAGTAAAATTAGATTGCTTCTAAGACAACGAGACTTTGAGGCAGTTAAAACGCTAATGCCACCTGAAGCAGTTTCAATTTTGGCCAAAACACCGCCAGATAGTTTTGATAAGACCTTTGCAATTGTGAAATCTAAGTTGCTTTTAACAGACCCCAAATTCTTAAACGAAATTTTTCTGTTACCAGATGAGCTTTTGAAGCGATCTCTTCAAGCAATTCGAAAGGCTAAAGATTACGAAGATTTTATTCATCAAGTTAAAACAAAACGGTATACTTTAACCCGAATTAAAAGGATTTATCTTTACCTCTTACTTGATATTCACCGCGATTTTATTCGGAGTTTTGAGATGGTGGAAGTCTGGGGCTTTAATTCGGTAGGGCAGAAATATTTAGCTGATCTGAAAAATGAGGTGGATTTAATTACAAATCCCAAAAGTTCAGATTATGCCCGTTCGGAAATTTTTTGCTTAGAGGCACGAGCTAACCGCTTCTATGATTTTATTATGCAGACTGAACCTTCAAAATTAGTAATAAGTAGAAAGGAATCAAAATGA
- a CDS encoding class I SAM-dependent DNA methyltransferase: MFNSFATIYDELMDKSLYDKWLSFTNRFAPMGSKKVLDLACGTGDFSLQLVRSGFKVMGLDNSEEMLSIASSKLTDDPDSIMFVKRDMRDLTGLGSFDVVTCYDDSLNYLLDFSELESVFGGVFEVLRPGGIFLFDVITPYQTDVVYQNYYYNYSDEQNSLLWTTYSGEFEHSVIHDLTIFKYDSELKAYQRYTEEQQERAYEMWQYLDSLQAAGFKNIQTLANFGEQEIDSETKRWFFIGQKS, translated from the coding sequence ATGTTTAATTCTTTTGCGACCATTTATGATGAATTGATGGACAAAAGTCTCTATGATAAGTGGCTAAGCTTTACTAACCGATTTGCGCCGATGGGAAGTAAAAAAGTATTGGATCTTGCTTGCGGCACCGGGGATTTTTCTTTACAGTTGGTAAGGTCAGGCTTTAAGGTCATGGGGCTAGATAATTCTGAGGAGATGCTTTCCATTGCCAGCAGTAAACTAACTGATGATCCTGATTCAATTATGTTTGTCAAAAGAGATATGCGCGATTTAACGGGACTTGGCTCTTTTGATGTCGTGACTTGTTATGATGATTCGCTTAATTATCTTTTGGATTTTTCTGAATTAGAGTCAGTATTTGGAGGCGTTTTTGAAGTCTTACGTCCGGGCGGAATTTTTCTTTTTGACGTGATAACTCCGTATCAGACCGATGTAGTTTATCAAAATTATTACTACAATTACTCTGACGAACAAAATTCTTTGTTGTGGACGACCTATTCTGGGGAGTTTGAACATTCAGTAATTCACGATTTGACCATTTTTAAATATGATTCAGAATTGAAAGCTTACCAGCGATATACCGAAGAACAACAGGAACGCGCTTATGAAATGTGGCAGTATTTAGATAGTTTACAAGCTGCAGGATTTAAAAATATTCAAACGCTTGCTAATTTTGGCGAACAAGAAATTGATTCAGAGACTAAACGGTGGTTTTTCATTGGTCAAAAATCTTAA